The Paraburkholderia agricolaris genome includes the window CGGCTTTGCTCACATGCCCAGGGGAGCGACCTTCCAGAACCAGACGCTATGGGGTGCGATCGGGTGGGCGACACCCGCAGCATTCGGCGCCGCGATCGCTGCCCCCCATCGCAGAACGATTCTGGTTACAGGTGAAGGATCTCATCAACTCACCGCGCAAGAAGTTAGTCAGTTCCATCGATTCGGTCTCAAACCGATCATCTTTGTGTTGAATAATGATGGTTACCTCATCGAGCGGCTACTTTGCAAGGACCCCGAGTCGTACTACAACGACCTGGCAAAATGGAACTACTCGAAACTTCCGGAGGCAATGGGTTGTGATGGCTGGTTCACTGCACGCGTGACAACGTGCGCAGAACTGGATCAGGCTATCGCCACGGCGGAATCATGCGGCACCGGGGCCTACATCGAGGTAATAGCAGGCAGGTATGAAGCGTCGCCGCTTTCGATGAAACTACACGAGTCCGTCGATACGCTCTATTCCGCGTAGTGCTTCGTATAGCACCTTGCCCTTGCGGCACGGTTCTTCTAGTGCAGCCGATCGCTGCGACCGGCTGCGGCAGCCGAATTTCGCATCCGGCCGAAAGTCATCGAGTACATGCACAGTACTTTTCTTCCCGTAAATCAGCGTGTCTGCTATCAATGCGGAAGAGACATTTGACTGACGGCAACTTCGGCTCATCGAGTGGCCGTTGCTGGCTCGAACTCCGTCCGAGGACGAACGAGGCTGTGTGAAAACACGTTACTCTGGTCCATCAAGTAACTCGCTAGTCATCGGTGCCGCTGGGCTTGAAACGAAGGGTGATGGTTGTTTCGCTCATTGAAAGGAACGCGCATACTTGCTCGGCCGCGTCCGGTGACAGCCCCGGATACTCTTCCTGCAAGTATTCAATGGTTTGTTCGGGCAGCCAAGGCCCTAGCGAAGCCATGTAGTCTTCGATGTCTTCCTGAATTTCTTGCCACGATACGTATTGCTTTCGTGACAGCAGGATCCGGTTGTCTCGTGTATAGATCACATGCAGGTTCACTACCTTCTCGCCGTAAGTTCTCGATTCAACATTCTCGCATCAGATGGCCTGGACTGAATTGACTCATTCAGCGTGGGTGACCGGATGAAGCGATTCATAGAAGGCGAAGACCGCAAGCAGGTAACGCTGTTGCCCGAATGCCTGGATGACTTCGTTGCCGAGGATAACCCGGTGAGGATCATCGAGGCCCTTGTCGAAGAGCTCGAACTGGAATCGATGGGCTTCGATGACGTCACACCATCAACGACGGGTCGCGCTGAGCGCGTATGCAAACGCAATCTACGACACGGATGGGATCAACAACACCTATCGAAGTCAGAACTCAGTGAAGTATATGAGCCCGACCGTTGCAGGCCTGACCGCAAGCGCCCTCTACGGCTTCTCGAATCAACCGGGTGCGTTCGCTAGCAATCGCACGTGGAGCGTCGGCGCGAACTACCTGAACGGCCCGCTACGCTTCGACGCCGCATACGCGAAGCTGACCAATCCGGCCAGCAACGGAAATGGTGCAATTGCATCGGACAACTACTTTTCCAGTGCCACTTCCATCATCACCAATGTCAGCAACAACCGCGTGTTCGGCGGCGGCGGCGCCTACACGTTCGGGGCTGCAACGCTTGCCATGCTATACACGAACGTGCAGTTCGACTTGCTGACGGGTGGCAGCCTGCACTTCGGCAACTACGAAGCTAATCTGCGTTACCTGTTGAATCCTGCGCTACAGGTTGCGGCCGGCTATATCTATACGACGCAGCGTAGCAATTCATCCAGTTACGCGAACGCTCACTATCATCAGTTGGTGATTGGCACGAATTATTTTCTGTCCAAGCGGACCGATATTTACATCAACGGCGTCTATCAACGCGCGTCCGGCGCGAATGCATGGATCGAACTCACCTCGGCCCCTTCCAGCGACAACCATCAACTGGTGGTGGTCGTCGGAATCCGTCAAAAGTTCTGAACCCTTTGCCGCAGATAAATCTGCCGTGCAGATGCGTGGCACTCACAACCCATGGAGGACAAGATGCCCATTATTGAAAATATGAATGCACACCTGAATTACGAAGTGCATGGTGACGGATATCCCGTTTTCTTTATCCACGGCGGCGGCGGCAATACAATGTGCTGGTTCCAGCAGGTGCCGTATTTTGCCAAAAAGTACAAAGTAATCACCGTCGATCTGCGCGGCTTTAAAAAATCCATTTGTGACCCGGAACTGGTTCATCCACGGTTCTTTGCGAACGACATACGAGCGATCATGGACGCCGAGGGCATCAAAACGGCTGGCTTCGTCTGTCAGTCGCTGGGCGCCTGGGCGGGGCTGCCGCTCGCCGTACAGTCTCCTGAGCGCGTAGCTTGCCTGTTCGTCACTGGCTCGCCCACGCCCGCCTTTTCGGAGGAGAACTGGGCGGTCCTGCGCTCGTCGGGAGACATCTACAATAGCGGAAGGCTGGGCGGCAGCGGCCGCAGTGTAGGCGTGGGATGGAATCGCGAGATTGTCCGGACCCGCCCGGAACTTACGTTCCTGTACAGCCAGATCAAACTGCTGAACGGGCCCTTCGACGCGCGTACGATGCAGGACGACATCGTACAGCTCCATCCGTCTGCCTTTGCGAACTACCAGGTGCCGACCATGGTTGCGGGCGGCGCACACGATGACTTTCTCACGCCCACGAGCCACCTGCATGTGGCAAGTCTGATTCCCGGCGCGCACGCGCACACGTTCGCCAACGCCGGGCATTCTGCGTACTTCGAAACACCGGACGAGTTCAACCCAGTCGTCGACGCGTTTCTGCGAAAGCATCTGAAATAACAAGCTGCTAATTGCAGTCGCAGCGGGACAGCGAGGCACGCTCGTCCCGCGCTGAAACCTGGGAAACCGTGGTCCGGCATGCGATCGCTCAAAGCCGAGACCTTGCTGCAGAAAAGGGCACCGCTTATGTATGTTTTTGATCGAAAGCGGTCGTTCCTATTGGGGAGCGGAACGTCCCTAAACGGCCGACCGCTGCCCGACGCGGCGGACCGTCATCGACCCGGAGGGGACAATGAGTGTGCTCTACAACGGACATTCAGGGGGAGTCGGTACTCGTGCCGCGCCGACGCGCGTCAGACGCCAGAGGGAAGCCTTTCTATCTCGCGCGCAAGCGCTTCATTTTTTCTTGCGACCCACAGGAAGAGAAGTCCAAGAACCCCAAAGATGACCACCAATGCTGCGAATTCTGCTGCAAGAACACTGCTCGGGGATTTGGGGTGGATTGCCAATCCCACACCCAGCACGAATGGGAAAACGAACAATATCCTGCCAAGCCAGCGCATTTGTTTTCCTGTTGCTAGCAACTTCTGCACTGAAGCACCGTTCTCCAACGCGAACTGCGCTGGACTCAACCCCCGCGCCTTTGCATTTCGGCAGCGGATCGCTCGAAGCACTCCAACAAATAAAATTCCCACTGCAAGAAATATGTTGTATGAGGCGTGCATGGTTCGCAATTGATTTTTAGACGGCGATTGGACGGAGCCGGAGGTCAAGATTGTCGGCGATTCGCGCCGGCCTGTCGAATGACCGAAATTGGCCGAACTCAGCCCGACGACGACCGGTTCAGTTCGACCCAATGCTGAGTTTTGATTTTCTCCGCACCGCACGCTCGTGGAATGAGCATGCCCATGCGACAACAGCGCGGCCCATCCCTCTTGACGTCCGCTACCCGTGCGGTGTGTATCAGTCTTGTACTGGCAACCCGAGAACATGGGCCAGAGCGCCGTCGCCATACGTTCGAATGACCTCGGAAATAATCACCTGATAGCCGGCCAACCAATTTGACTGCGCGGCTTTCGCCTCGATATGAGCGGGATGTTGGATTAGCATTTGAAGCGCTTCAAGCGACTCCCAGTAGTACACGTTGGACGTCAATCCGGTGGAAGCGTTTTCCCACGCTTCTTCGCCCAGGTAGCCCGGGATTGTCCTGGCAGCGTCTGCGATTGTTTGATCAAGCCGATGAAACTCATCGTCGAACTGCTTGGTCGCAAAGATAAACGTGGAGGAATACATTCTGTTGATTCAATTCGAAAGTTACTGGTTCGACAACGGACAGGTTTCGCTACGCGATCCGACTAGCACACGATTCGAGTTGTCTTCTGTCGGGAGCGCTGTCTCCGATTGTCGACGATCTATCACACAGTGTCGAACGTCTTAAGCTCGCCGGTCACGAGTTGACGGCGATCGGCGGCATTCGTTCCGAAGCAGCCGGCTGAAGTCACTGGTGACGGACGTTCGAGCAGGGCGCGGCGCCAGCGAATACCCGCAGCCGATGCTACTCTCGATATATCTGCGATCTCGCCATAACCCTGACAACCCATCGAGTGAACATTCGAGTCGCCGCGAGCGGGGACATTGCATCGCTAATCATGGTTCGAGAAGGTGCGCGACGTAAGGGAATCGGGATCGCGATTCTGCGCGAACTGGCGTCTCAGTGCCGGGGCGTCAAACTCTTTACCTCGACCCATGCATCGATCAACCGGATGCTCCGCCAGGAAAGACCTCCCTCTTCGCCCCGATGGATACACGCTGAATTGTCGATAAATCGGGTATTCCCAAATCCGCGCAAATCGGTAATCTGCGAGGTTTCAGTGAACGAAAGAGCCTCACTGCCTGAATGCAACCATTTGCAACCATTCGGATCGTCCATGACTGAGCCTCGACTGACATTCCTTGACCAGAATGAATGGGAAACCTGGTTGACGCAAAACGGCAGCACCTCGACCGGAATATGGCTGCGCCTTGCCAAAAAGGGCGCCGGGCAGGCAACCTTGACTTACGAACAAGCGCTGGAAAGTGCCCTTTGTCATGGCTGGATCGACGGCCAAAAACAGACTGAAAGTGAAGAATACTGGTTGCAACGTTTCACTCGGCGCTCCGCCAAAAGTATCTGGTCCAGGCTCAACAGAGACCGGGTCGAAGCGCTGATCGCCGCAGGCAGAATGCTTCCTTCGGGCATGCGGGAAGTCGAGAAAGCCAAAGGGGATGGCCGCTGGGAGGCCGCTTATACGTCGGCCAGCAACTCGGTCGTGCCGGACGACCTGCAGGCCGCGCTGGCTGCCAATCCCAAGGCCAGCGCTTTCTTTGCGACGCTGAGTGGCCGAAACCGCTACGCCATTCTGTTTCGGATACAGAATGCCAAAAAGCCTGCAACACGGGTGCGCAAGATCGAGGAGTTCATCGGCATGCTGAATCGCGGCGAAACCATTCATCCCTAGACCAGGAGGTTACGGTTTCTTTATTTCTTTGGCCGCTATTGGCGTGCGACCGGCCGTTACGAAAATCCGGCTGAGCTTCGGATTCTGGCTGAACTCAGCCCGACGGCGACCGGCTCAGTTCGGCCGACTACCGCCTGACGCGAAACCACCTGCAAGCGGACATTCATCGGCAATCCCGCCCGGCGATGAACGACCGCAATGGCAGACGGAACTGCCGGATGCCGATTCTGCCTATGCGGCGGATGGGCGACCGTTGCCGCCACTCAGGCATCGCTGTCGGCGAGGCCGTTACGTGTTTTGTTCCTGACGTTTCGCACGTGGGCCGCGAGTCACTCCACAGATCATCGACCGAGCGATCGCAGAAGAAGTCGAATGCTTCTTCTCAAACCTTATCGACCTCCGCCGCCAGCAACCGCCGCACAAGCTCCGGAAACCGGGACGCGTTGATATCCTCAACAAAACTCGCCCGCAGCGCATCCGCTGCCGGACTAAGCGATCGTCCCGCAAGTTCGACAAATCCCACGGTGCGCTCGATGCGCGGCGCGTCGAGCGGGATGAAGCGCAGCGTGTCCCGATAGCGTTGCTTCGCAAGATAAGGCAGCACGGTGAGCCCGACGCCGCTTTCCACTGCGGCCAGCAGCGTGGTTGTATTGGCAATGAAAATGTCGTCCTGCTGGGCCGCTGCTTCACGCACTGCGGAAGGCAAAGCGCGCATTGTGCCGTTGCCGATCAGCAGATACCCCGACAGATCGCTCCATTCGACCCGCCGCTGCCTGAAAAGCGCGTGCCCGGAATTCACGACCACGCACATGACGTCCGCGATCAGCGGCGTAAAGCTCAACGCTGATTCGGACTCGGAGGCACTGGCGATGCCGAAATCGATCGCGCCGGAGCGCACGCGATCGTGGATGTAAGCGGCCGTGCCGTCTTCGACATGAAGCTGGATGCCCGGATAGCGTGCGGTGAACCGGCTGATCGCGCGCGGCAGCATTTCGTGAGCGACCGAGGGCACGGCGGCGACCCGCACGCTGCCGCCACGCACTCGCGCGACGTCGATGGCGGCGGCGATCGTGCGTTCGTAGTGCTCGACGAGTTTCCGCGCTTCGCGATAGAGCATGGTGCCGAACGGTGTTGGCGTCGCATGGCTGCCCTTTTCAAAGAGCGGGGCGCCAAGCGCGGTTTCCAGTTCCTTGATGGATAGCGACAGCGCCGGCTGGCTGCGGAACACGGCCTTCGCCGCAGCCTTGAAGCCGCCATGTTCGACGACGGAAACGAAGTGCCGCAACTGCGCGATTTTTACATCCGGGAACCGGTCCATGGCTTAAATAAGTTTTACAAATAAATTTATCAAAACAATTGGTTTTGATTATTTTACAGCTATTTCTAGAATCGGTCTCATGTCAAACGCATAGAGATCGAAGATGAATCCTCAGACTTTTTTGAACTGGATCGACGGCCATTGGGTGGCCGGCGAAACGGTTGTCGAGAACCGCAGTCCGTCCGACACGGACGATCTGATCGGCTGCTACACGCAGGCCACCAGCGGGCAGGTGCACGCAGCCATTGCAGCGGCGGCCATCGCGCAACCCGTCTGGGCGGCCACTGGGCTTGAAAAGCGGCACGACGTGCTGCGGGCTATCGGTGACGAACTGATCGCGCGAAGTCAGGAACTGGGGCGGCTGCTGGCGCGCGAAGAGGGCAAGACGCTCGCGGAAGGCGTCGGCGAAGTCTACCGTTCAGGACAGTTCTTCCATTACTTCGCCGCCGAGGTGCTCCGTCAGTTAGGCGGCAAGGCCGATTCGGTCCGCGCGGGCATCGAGATCGATATCCAGCGCGAGGCGCTCGGTGTCGTCGGCGTGATCACGCCCTGGAATTTCCCCATGGCAACCGCGAGCTGGAAAATCGCACCCGCGCTCGCGTTCGGTAACGCGGTGCTGTTCAAGCCAGCCAATCTGACGCCCGCCAGTGCCTGGGCGCTCACGGAAATCATCAGCCGGCAGGCATTGCCTGCCGGCACCTTCAACCTGCTGATGGGCGCGGGCGCATCGGTTGGCAACGAGCTTGCCGCTTCCCAATCGGTCAACGGCATTTCCTTTACCGGCTCGGTGGACACCGGCCGGCGCCTCGCGGGTGTCGCCGCGCCGAACCTCATCAAGCTACAGATGGAGATGGGCAGCAAGAATGCGCTCGTGGTGCTCGACGATGCGGATCTCGACCTCGCCGTCGAATGCGCGTTTCAGGGCGCCTATTCGGGCACGGGGCAGAAATGCACAGCCTCGTCGCGGCTGGTGGTGACACACGCGGTGCATCGGCCGTTCGTCGAACGGCTCACCGCAAAACTGCGCAGCGTGAAGGTGGGACGCTCGCTCGACGATGGCGTGCAGATGGGCCCGGTGGTCGATGCCCGCCAACTCGAACAGAATCTTCGGTACATCGAGATCGGCAAGCGCGAAGGCGCGCGGCTCGTGCATGGCGGTGAACGTCTCGCGCAGCCCGAACGCGCGTTTTGCATGTCGCCGGCCTTGTTCGACGATGGCCGCAACGACATGCAACTCAATCGCGACGAAGTGTTCGGCCCGATTGCCTGCGTGATCCCAGTGCGCGACTACGACGAGGCGCTGGCGGTTTCGAACGATACGCCCTTCGGTCTGACGGCGGGCATCGTCACGCAATCGCTCAAGCACGCCACGCATTTTCGTCGTAACGCCCAGGCCGGCTGTGTGATGGTGAATCTGCCGACTGCGGGAACCGACTATCACGTGCCATTCGGCGGTCGCAAGTCTTCGAGCTACGGCCCGCGCGAGCAGGGTCCTAATGCAGCTGAGTTCTATACGACGCTGAAGACTTCTTACACGCGCGCCTGAACGGACGGGGAAACGCCATGAGCCTCCATAACGCTTTGCTTGTCATCGACGGCACGCAGTACTCGAACTGGAACCGGCAGATCTTTGAAGAGATGCGTGCCGGCGGAGTAGCCGCGGTCAATGCGACGATTGTCTACTGGGAGAATGCACGCGAAACGCTGTCGCGTATCGCCGAGTGGAACTCACTTTATGAGCGCCACGGCGATCTCGTGATGCCGGCGCGCACGATGGACGACGTTGTACGCGCAAAGCGCGACGGCAAGATCGCGATTCTCTACGGATTGCAAAACTGTTCGCCGATCGAGGACGATATCGGTCTCGTCGAAGTGTTCCGCGACCTCGGTGTGCGCACCATGCAACTGACGTACAACAACCAGAGTCTGCTTGCGACAGGCTGCTATGAGTCGTCCGACAGCGGTGTCACGCGGTTTGGCCGTGTGGTGATCGAGGAAATGAACCGCGTCGGCATGATCGTCGATATGTCGCACAGTGCGGAGCGCTCCACGTTGGAGGCGATCGAGATTTCCGCGCAGCCGATTGTGATCAGTCACGCGAATCCGAGCTTTTTCCACGAAGCCAAACGCAACAAATCGGACCACGTATTGCGTGCGCTCGCGTCGCGCGGCGGTTTGGCCGGATTCAGCCTTTATCCCTTTCATCTGAAGAACGGCAGCCGTTGCACCGCCGGCGAATTCACCGACATGGTGGCGCGGACCGTCGATCTGATCGGTATCGACCATGTCGGCATCGGTAGCGATCTGTGTCAGGGTCAGCCGTATAGCGTGCTCGAGTGGATGCGTAATGGTCGCTGGAGCAAGGAGACGGATTTTGGCGAAGGCAGCGCGAACAATGCGGCATGGCCCGAGCCGGTCAGCTGGTTCCGATCGAGCGCGGACTTTCCAAACCTGACGGCCGCGCTGGAGCACGCAGGTTTTGCCGACGCCGACATCGCGAAGATCATGGGCGGCAACTGGATGCGGATTCTACGTGACGCGGAAAACAGCCGTTACGCGAGTACGCCCGAGACAGGTGAAGCGCAACGCTGCGCAGCGGCTATGTCCTAGCCGCACCACTGCTTCGTCACAACAATTCAAACGGCGCCCCCTTCATACAACAACGTACCGGCGCCATAACGATTTATCCTCCTGGAGGAGACATGGAAATTCCAACTACGGCAAGCATTGCAGCCAAAGGTCATGCAGTGGCTCATCGCAAAGGAAGCATCGACTGGCCCATTTTCTGGATCAGCGGTGGCTTCTTCCTGCTGTTCCTGATCGCCGCGCTGGTCAATCTGCCCTGGCTAACCACGGCGGTGGACACGGCTTTCACCTGGGCCACAAGAGGGTTCGGGCTCTACTGGCAAGTGCTGATGCTCGCCACCTTCGCGGTCAGTCTTGGCATCGCGTTTTCGAAGCTGGGGCGTGTGAAACTCGGTGGCATCGCGCAAAAACCGTCCAATTCGACGTTCAACTGGGTGGTGATCATCATGTGCGCGCTGCTGGCCGGCGGCGGTGCTTTCTGGGCAGCCGCCGAGCCCTTGATGCATTTCGTCAACCCGCCGCCCTTCTACGGGGTGCCAGGCAAAACCTATGCGGGCGGTGTCGCGGCGCTTGCGCAATCCTTCCTGCACTGGGGCTTTCTCGCGTGGGCCGTGCTGGGCAGCCTGCTGAGTATCGTGTTGATGCATTTGCACTATGACAAGGGTTTGCCGCTCGCGCCGCGTACCTTGCTGTATCCGTTGTTCGGCGCACGGGCTCTCAAAGGGCCGATTGCAGCGATAGCCGATGCAACGTCGATCATTGCGGTTGCTGCGGGGACAATTGGACCGATCGGCTTTCTCGGTCTGCAGATTGCCTACGTGCTCCATTCCGTCTGGAACGTACCCGACACGATCACCACGCAGGCCCTCGTCATTCTTGCGGTCACGGCGATCTTCACGGCGGCTTGCATTGCCGGTCTCGAAGGGCTGCGTTTTGTCTGCAAGATCCACGTGTGGCTGATGCTTGGACTCGCTGCATTCCTTTATGCATTCGGGCCGACCGAATTTCTGACGACGGTCTTTTTCAAGGCGTTCGCCACGCACATTGTCGATTTCGCGCAGACCGCCATGTATCGCGGCGATGGCAAGTGGCTCAATTCATGGACGCTCTTCTACTGGGGCTGGTTTATTGGCTACGCGCCGATCATGGCGATCTACGTCGCGAAAGTATCGCGCGGCCGCACGATCCGCGAAGTGGTGGTGCTGTTGTCGGTCGCGGCGCCGCTGATCACGATGCTGTGGTTCACGCTGGTCGGCGGCACCGGAATCGGTCTCGAACTGAAGTCGCCCGGCGTGGTAATCGGCCATGGCACGCAACCCGAGGCGCTGCTGTTAGGCGTTGCTCAGGCGATGCCGTTGCGTAACCTGATTTCCGCGTTGTTCCTGTTTCTCAGCTTCTTCTCCGTGGTGACGAACGGTGGCTCGATGGCCTACACCATCGCGATGGCGGTGACCGGCGATCGCGGCGAGCCTGGCAACTGGTTGAAGATCTTCTGGGCGGTCGGCATGGGTCTGGTGGGCGCCGTGTTGATTACGATGGGCGCCGGCGGCGTGAGCGCGCTACAGTCGTTCATTGTGATTACGGCCGTGCCTGTGTCGATCATCATTCTGCCTTCGTTGTGGGATGCGGTTCGCATCGCCCGCACGATGGCCGCAGAGCAAGGAGTGAAATGATGGCGCACGACGCGATCATGGAAGAACAACGCGAGCACCTTGCGGGATTCGGCAAACCTGCGGACCCCGCGACGTATCCCAGCGCACCGCTGCGCAGTCCCGACATCACGAACCGCACCGAGCGTCTCGGCGCGATGCACGGCACCCGTCTGAGCTTCGTGCGTTCGCTTGTGCGGCGGATGGCGCACGACAACTGGCGGGTCCGTGTCACCCACATGGATCTCGATGACAACGGCTACGGTGTCTGCATCTATACCATCGAAGCCTATGGCGAGCGCTACAGTCAGGTGATTTTCTCGCAGCATCTCGACGACGCCGAGCGGACCGACCGGGTCATCGCCCAGAAGTGGGACGTTACGTCAGCGCTGATCTGCGGAGTCCCTGGCGCCGCCGACATCGAGTACTTGCGCGGGAATGTCCCGTTGCAGGAAGCGGGACGCCTGCGTGCAAATGACCTCGTCCTGTGCCGCGCGAACAAGAGCGTACGCAACTTTAGCTACGTGGCGGAATGCCTTGCCGCGGGCAGGCAACCCGATCCCGCCATGTTCGAAAGGGTCGGCTATCTGATCCGGACGACCGCGGTGTACGGCAACGGAAAATTCGGTATTGCGGACTATCCACGGCTCGTCGATAGCCAGGCTTTCAATCGCGGCTTTTCCGCGCAGATGTGCGCCGTCTTCGTGCTGCGTGACTTTAGCGTGCGGCTTGTCGAGCACGTTGCGGCGCGACGCAATCCGCGCGCAGCGGTCAAACTGGCGCACAGCTTCCGGCGCTATCTCGGCGTGGGCAATGCGACCGGGCTTGGCATGGCGCCGTTTCTCGTACGTCATCCGATTCAGGTCGATCAGTGGATACGGGCACGCGAGACCGCGCTTGCTCGCGTGCTCGGCGTTGAATCAGTCGAACCCGCTGCATTCGGACGCTGTATGGGATTGATCGCGCGTGCGGCACGCCACGTTTCGCAGGTTCACACCGATCATCCGCAGGAAGCGGCCCGCAATGCGTTGATTCTTGCAGAGTTGCCACGGCTGGAGCGTGAACTGCAGATACGTTACGAACGAAAAGACACGTTCCGCTGGAGCGAGTTGTTTGCGTGGACGGCTCAGGCGCTTTCCTGTGCGACGCAGGAAGTCTTCGTCACTGTGTTGCTCGAGCTTTATCCGGCCTTGGTGGATTCGATCGAATGTGCGGCGCCCGTGGATGATGCGCAAACGCTCGATCCAGACATGTCTGTTGGCGAACTGCTCAAGATTGTCGAACAGGACTACCGATGGGTATTCGAACAGCCCGAAGTGCAACGTGACGACGATCATTTCTTCTGGTACAGGTCGGCGGAAAAGGAAGAGCCGCGGCTTGGCGTGCGTGTCGAGGAGAGAGGGGCAGAGCGGGAGGTCCCATTGGATATCGCGCGTCAGGTGCTGCGGCTGCACGCGAAGCTGAAGGCGGAAGCGGACGGCTTACGCACTGTCGCGGAGTTGGTAGGCGAGGCGCCTGAGCATCGCGCCATCGTGCGGCGAATTCAGGCGCTCACATCGCACGCTTACGGTGAAATCCGTCACAACCTGCTGGCGCGAGACATGCTGCCGATCGATCTGATGCGAGCCAAGCTGTCCATGTTCGGTGCGAGCAAGTTCGATCCGAAGTCGAATCTCTGGGTTCGGGTCACGCTCTTTCAGGGCGCCCCGACGCTCGATGATCTGTCGCCGGAGATGGTCGACGATTGGGCGTTTCCGTGTGTGCCGGGTGGCAACGAAGTAGGGGGGCTTTAACGTGAAAATGGCAATCAACGAATTGAGCTCACTGTGCCGTAGCGCGCTGGAAGGCAGCGGCTGGGCGCAAGGCGACTATGAGGACGCTGCGCAAGCTGCGGTATGGCTGCAGGCGATGGACTTCGACGGCATGGATGCAATCGGCGCGTTGCTAGGCGCCGCGCGGCAGGAGGCATATTGTGTCGAGCCGGTGCTTGCGGGCACGCGGCACACAGGTGCACAGGGAACCACCTCCTGTGCGGGGCTCGCTGGCTGCCTGCTCGCATTTGAGCTGGCGTGGGCGCGGGCGACGCAGTGTGGCGTGGGTGCCGTGCGGGTATCCAATGCGTTGTCGCCGCGTTTGGCTCTATATGGGCTGAAGGTCATGTGCGAGCGGGGTCGCCGGTTCGATCTTTCGTGGACAGACGCTGCAGGCCGGCATTTCGCCACCGCTTCCGGACACGACGAATATCCAGACTACCTGGGTTTCAGCGCCGGGGCAGCGACTACGGCGCCGGAACTCACGGTTTGCTGCAGGGTGGGCGAGGCGGCATCGAAGGCATCGCCTGGCCGGGACGTACCGCTCGCCGGAGCAATCGATCAGGCGGAACTGGAGGCGCGCTATCGCGATGCCTTGTGGCGCGGTATCGAGGTCCATGCTTCGCATCTC containing:
- a CDS encoding BCCT family transporter, which codes for MEIPTTASIAAKGHAVAHRKGSIDWPIFWISGGFFLLFLIAALVNLPWLTTAVDTAFTWATRGFGLYWQVLMLATFAVSLGIAFSKLGRVKLGGIAQKPSNSTFNWVVIIMCALLAGGGAFWAAAEPLMHFVNPPPFYGVPGKTYAGGVAALAQSFLHWGFLAWAVLGSLLSIVLMHLHYDKGLPLAPRTLLYPLFGARALKGPIAAIADATSIIAVAAGTIGPIGFLGLQIAYVLHSVWNVPDTITTQALVILAVTAIFTAACIAGLEGLRFVCKIHVWLMLGLAAFLYAFGPTEFLTTVFFKAFATHIVDFAQTAMYRGDGKWLNSWTLFYWGWFIGYAPIMAIYVAKVSRGRTIREVVVLLSVAAPLITMLWFTLVGGTGIGLELKSPGVVIGHGTQPEALLLGVAQAMPLRNLISALFLFLSFFSVVTNGGSMAYTIAMAVTGDRGEPGNWLKIFWAVGMGLVGAVLITMGAGGVSALQSFIVITAVPVSIIILPSLWDAVRIARTMAAEQGVK
- a CDS encoding DUF3726 domain-containing protein, which gives rise to MAINELSSLCRSALEGSGWAQGDYEDAAQAAVWLQAMDFDGMDAIGALLGAARQEAYCVEPVLAGTRHTGAQGTTSCAGLAGCLLAFELAWARATQCGVGAVRVSNALSPRLALYGLKVMCERGRRFDLSWTDAAGRHFATASGHDEYPDYLGFSAGAATTAPELTVCCRVGEAASKASPGRDVPLAGAIDQAELEARYRDALWRGIEVHASHLDRLVAWKEKVLVPATQASREHGAGGADDGF